The proteins below come from a single Polymorphobacter fuscus genomic window:
- a CDS encoding PepSY-associated TM helix domain-containing protein gives MSGPGGSLRQSQSFLHSWSGLLVGWVVFIVFVAGTIAFYRDGLNRWMRPELARVEARAPVIAGAQRFLAHRAPDAKSWFITLPGAAAPGAHLFWQPEPIKGEPKRRRGRRDNQAIIGADGEPAVVRDTRGGEFFYRFHFDLHYMPVIWARWLVGFAAMAMLVAILSGIVTHKKIFRDFFTLRRGKGQRSWLDGHNAAAVLALPFHLMITYTGLVTLMAMLMPWAVVANYTDDQALFDKLFPAAAETERSHRAAPLVDLNRLVADAERRFGAPAGAVSVSLPGDAAARVTVSQSPTATLSARTPSLTYDGVSGALVWQSPAPGAAVVTAGAMVGLHAGRFAGDGLRLVYFLCGVAGSVMIGSGLVLWTVKRRVKLPDPARPHFGFRLVEWLNIAVVGGFPLGIAAFFWANRLLPLGMKGRAEWEVHWLFLAWAAALLIAALRRPATAWTWVLGTTGVLLITLPLYGVAMTDFGLAAALGKGDGMMAGIDIALLLFGLGYLALARRVGRHRALPPRRRDRSVPTLELDAAE, from the coding sequence GTGAGCGGCCCCGGCGGCAGCCTGCGCCAATCGCAGTCCTTCCTGCACAGCTGGTCGGGGCTGCTGGTCGGCTGGGTCGTGTTCATCGTCTTCGTCGCCGGCACGATCGCCTTTTACCGCGATGGCCTCAACCGCTGGATGCGCCCCGAACTGGCGCGGGTCGAGGCGCGCGCCCCAGTCATCGCCGGCGCCCAGCGTTTTCTGGCGCACAGGGCGCCCGACGCCAAAAGCTGGTTCATCACCCTGCCCGGCGCTGCGGCCCCCGGCGCCCATCTGTTCTGGCAGCCCGAGCCGATCAAGGGCGAACCGAAACGCCGCCGCGGTCGCCGCGACAACCAGGCGATCATCGGTGCCGATGGCGAACCTGCCGTGGTGCGCGATACGCGCGGCGGGGAATTCTTCTACCGCTTCCATTTCGACCTTCACTACATGCCAGTCATCTGGGCGCGCTGGCTGGTCGGCTTCGCCGCCATGGCGATGCTCGTCGCCATCCTGTCGGGGATTGTCACCCACAAGAAGATCTTCCGCGACTTCTTCACGTTGCGTCGCGGCAAGGGCCAGCGGTCCTGGCTCGATGGCCATAACGCCGCTGCCGTGCTGGCGCTGCCGTTTCACCTGATGATCACCTACACCGGCCTCGTCACGCTCATGGCGATGCTGATGCCCTGGGCGGTCGTTGCCAATTACACCGACGACCAGGCGCTGTTCGACAAATTGTTCCCGGCTGCTGCCGAAACCGAACGCAGCCACCGCGCCGCACCGCTGGTCGACCTCAACCGGCTGGTTGCGGACGCGGAACGGCGCTTCGGCGCCCCTGCCGGGGCGGTTTCGGTCAGCCTGCCCGGCGACGCCGCCGCGCGCGTGACGGTCAGCCAGTCGCCCACCGCCACCCTGTCCGCCCGCACGCCCAGCCTGACCTATGATGGCGTCAGCGGCGCGCTGGTCTGGCAGTCCCCGGCCCCCGGCGCCGCAGTCGTCACCGCCGGGGCCATGGTCGGCCTGCACGCCGGCCGCTTTGCCGGCGACGGGCTGCGGCTGGTCTATTTCCTCTGCGGCGTCGCCGGCTCGGTGATGATCGGCAGCGGGCTGGTGTTGTGGACGGTAAAGCGCCGCGTGAAGCTGCCCGATCCGGCACGACCGCACTTCGGTTTCCGGCTCGTCGAATGGCTCAACATCGCCGTCGTCGGTGGTTTTCCTTTGGGCATCGCCGCCTTTTTCTGGGCAAACCGGCTGCTGCCGCTTGGGATGAAGGGCCGCGCCGAATGGGAGGTGCACTGGCTGTTCCTTGCCTGGGCGGCGGCGCTTCTCATCGCTGCCCTGCGCCGACCCGCCACCGCCTGGACCTGGGTGCTCGGCACCACCGGCGTGCTGCTCATCACTCTGCCGCTCTATGGCGTGGCGATGACCGATTTCGGTCTGGCCGCGGCGCTTGGCAAGGGCGACGGGATGATGGCCGGCATCGACATCGCATTGCTGCTGTTCGGACTGGGCTATCTCGCGCTGGCACGGCGTGTCGGCCGTCACCGGGCCCTGCCGCCGCGCCGGCGCGATCGCTCGGTGCCGACGCTCGAACTGGATGCTGCGGAATGA
- a CDS encoding TonB-dependent siderophore receptor — MRTLIAMLASTALITPFTALAADAAMDADIVVIGKSYGQPVGKTVTPLKDVPNTITVIDRGQIEAQNLFTLEDALTATPGITVNGVGSEDPSFLSRGFAINNYMIDGVPTLSLGFPGVVPDLFAYDRLEVLRGPAGLFSGSGNPAGSINLVRKRPLDTLQLRAAAGYGSFDNIRGEIDLSVPVTANAAVRVGAMVQDQDQFFDVAHRNRITAFGVGSVALGERTTLTFGANYDRFKPAIQSGLPGIIGGADGSDGQLLDIRRSTFLGADWNRFQSDTVSAFVEVAHRVSDRWTLRASGLYTDVDRIDIYSYIGNQPITPTNGVTSQIAYRGDTYMTTKSFDFNGVGSFPAFGREQTLILGVDYQGNSQRQNATRLSNFARIDVYNPVSPAEPPLDPFGPLPPFQGPGGPVTQVYGGTTSDVEQFGLYGQLRVSPVAGLTLVGGGRVTWWDTNNQTVLPTLLPPTGYAINNRFTPYAGLVWDVTDTLNVYASYADSFTPQTSALPRVGGGAIAPLIGAQYEAGTKLSLFNDRLLLSAAAYQITQSNRLFTDPDLPGVVQQIGKVRARGVEAEAAGEILPGWRINGGYAYIQNKYLEDSNPLLEGISFVPVIPSHSIKAFTNYAPAEGALAGASLGGGVTWFSPTAGGNAAVFNADGSLRTRSTIVRQGSYAVFDLRAGYKVSEQIALSVNVNNVFDRTYFARISSTGRGNYFGSPRTVFATVRFTYK, encoded by the coding sequence ATGCGCACACTCATCGCCATGCTTGCGAGCACGGCCCTCATCACCCCGTTCACGGCCCTTGCCGCCGATGCAGCGATGGACGCCGACATCGTGGTTATCGGCAAAAGCTATGGTCAGCCGGTCGGCAAGACCGTCACCCCGCTCAAGGACGTCCCCAACACGATCACCGTCATCGACCGCGGCCAGATCGAGGCGCAGAACCTCTTCACGCTCGAAGATGCGCTGACCGCGACTCCCGGCATCACCGTCAACGGCGTCGGCAGCGAAGACCCGAGCTTCCTGTCGCGCGGCTTCGCCATCAACAATTACATGATCGACGGTGTCCCCACCCTGTCGCTCGGTTTTCCCGGCGTCGTCCCCGACCTGTTTGCCTATGATCGGCTGGAGGTCTTGCGCGGCCCCGCCGGGCTGTTCAGCGGCTCGGGCAACCCCGCCGGCAGCATCAACCTGGTGCGCAAGCGTCCGCTCGACACGCTGCAGCTGCGCGCCGCAGCCGGCTATGGCAGCTTCGACAATATCCGCGGCGAAATCGACCTGTCGGTTCCCGTCACCGCCAATGCCGCCGTCCGTGTCGGCGCCATGGTCCAGGACCAGGACCAGTTTTTCGACGTCGCCCATCGCAACCGCATCACCGCCTTCGGAGTCGGCAGCGTCGCACTCGGCGAGCGCACCACCCTGACCTTCGGCGCCAATTATGACCGCTTCAAGCCTGCCATCCAGTCCGGCCTGCCCGGCATCATCGGCGGCGCCGATGGCAGCGACGGCCAGTTGCTCGACATCCGGCGATCGACCTTTCTCGGTGCCGACTGGAACCGTTTCCAGTCCGATACCGTCTCCGCCTTTGTCGAGGTCGCCCACCGCGTCAGCGACCGCTGGACCCTGCGCGCCAGCGGCCTTTATACCGATGTCGATCGCATCGACATCTACAGCTACATCGGCAACCAGCCGATCACCCCGACCAACGGCGTGACCAGCCAGATCGCCTATCGCGGCGACACGTACATGACGACGAAGTCGTTCGATTTCAACGGTGTCGGCAGCTTTCCGGCGTTCGGGCGTGAGCAGACCCTGATCTTGGGGGTCGACTATCAGGGCAATTCACAGCGGCAGAACGCCACGCGCCTGTCGAACTTCGCGCGCATCGACGTCTACAACCCGGTGTCGCCCGCCGAACCGCCGCTCGATCCGTTCGGACCGCTGCCGCCGTTCCAGGGCCCGGGCGGACCGGTGACGCAAGTTTATGGCGGCACCACCAGCGATGTCGAGCAATTCGGCCTTTATGGCCAGTTGCGCGTGTCCCCTGTCGCCGGCCTGACCCTTGTCGGTGGCGGCCGGGTGACCTGGTGGGACACCAACAACCAGACCGTGCTGCCGACGCTGCTGCCGCCGACCGGCTATGCGATCAACAACCGCTTCACGCCCTATGCCGGACTGGTCTGGGACGTAACCGACACCCTCAACGTCTATGCCAGCTATGCCGACAGTTTCACGCCGCAGACCTCTGCCCTGCCCCGCGTCGGCGGCGGCGCCATCGCGCCGCTGATCGGCGCGCAATATGAAGCCGGCACCAAGCTGTCGCTGTTCAACGACCGCCTGCTGCTGTCGGCGGCGGCCTACCAGATCACCCAGTCGAACCGGCTGTTCACCGATCCCGACCTGCCCGGCGTCGTCCAGCAGATCGGCAAGGTCCGCGCACGCGGGGTGGAGGCGGAAGCCGCCGGCGAGATCCTGCCCGGGTGGCGGATCAACGGCGGCTATGCCTATATCCAGAACAAGTATCTGGAAGACAGCAACCCGCTGCTCGAAGGCATTTCCTTCGTGCCGGTCATTCCCAGCCATTCGATCAAGGCCTTCACCAACTATGCGCCTGCCGAAGGGGCGCTGGCCGGCGCCAGCCTGGGCGGCGGCGTGACCTGGTTCAGCCCCACTGCCGGCGGCAATGCCGCGGTCTTCAACGCCGATGGCAGCCTGCGTACCCGGTCGACGATCGTGCGACAGGGCAGCTATGCCGTGTTCGACCTGCGCGCCGGCTACAAGGTCAGCGAGCAGATCGCATTGTCGGTCAACGTCAACAACGTCTTCGATCGCACCTATTTTGCGCGGATCAGCAGTACCGGTCGCGGCAATTATTTCGGCAGCCCGCGGACCGTGTTCGCCACTGTCCGGTTCACCTACAAATGA
- a CDS encoding phosphatase PAP2 family protein, whose protein sequence is MPIDDAISQAANSLAHRSIYLDYLMTQVFSAPTYKMLPIVMCLVVIWFRRDTPRRAAILAVAGGGVALVIARVTQNLGPYRPRPLHNPDLGLVDAYGQSPVALFEWSSFPSDHAALVFALSAGIWVGSRGLGAFAFAWSTLIVCLPRLYLGLHYASDLLGGALIGLGSVWLVARLRIDVFLLARVAALYSHRPGVANVIAFVLLFQLATLFNDLRLGGRLAARATARIAGWGPEPKALRDESIKNARATAAAR, encoded by the coding sequence ATGCCGATTGACGACGCCATTTCCCAGGCCGCCAACAGCCTGGCGCACCGGTCGATCTATCTCGATTATCTGATGACCCAGGTGTTTTCCGCGCCGACGTACAAGATGCTGCCGATCGTGATGTGCCTCGTCGTCATCTGGTTCCGGCGCGATACACCGCGGCGGGCCGCGATCCTTGCCGTTGCCGGGGGCGGCGTCGCGCTCGTGATCGCCCGCGTCACGCAGAACCTGGGACCGTATCGCCCGCGGCCGCTTCACAATCCCGATCTTGGCCTGGTGGATGCCTATGGCCAGTCGCCGGTGGCGCTGTTCGAATGGAGTTCCTTCCCCAGCGACCACGCGGCCCTGGTCTTTGCGCTTTCGGCCGGGATCTGGGTCGGGTCGCGCGGCCTTGGCGCGTTCGCTTTTGCCTGGTCGACGCTGATTGTCTGCCTGCCGCGCCTGTACCTGGGCCTGCACTACGCCAGCGATCTTCTGGGCGGTGCCCTGATCGGGCTTGGCTCGGTATGGCTGGTGGCGCGGCTGCGGATCGATGTGTTCCTGCTCGCCAGGGTCGCTGCGCTGTATTCGCACCGGCCGGGTGTTGCCAATGTCATCGCGTTCGTGCTGCTGTTCCAGTTGGCGACGCTGTTCAACGACCTGCGCCTCGGCGGTCGGCTCGCGGCGCGGGCGACCGCGCGCATCGCCGGCTGGGGGCCGGAACCCAAGGCGCTGCGGGACGAATCGATCAAGAACGCGAGGGCGACCGCCGCCGCGCGCTGA
- a CDS encoding outer membrane protein yields MMTANIVRATTVLVSAYCFGTVANAQTTPYVAATGALTFPKSLETDTGISGELNNGYAFTLAVGTGIGPIRAEIEGSYRRSSVEGASGFGLDLPGTGNASALSAMANAYFDPAFNIGPLQPYVGGGVGISRFRASNVAALGLPFGGPVTSFGPISGDRTGFAWQLMAGVGVALTEKAAFTLGYRYFATPGVTVNDVPQFNSVRINGLKIHAVEAGVRLSF; encoded by the coding sequence ATGATGACTGCTAATATCGTTCGTGCAACGACTGTTCTCGTGTCGGCATATTGTTTCGGAACTGTCGCGAATGCGCAGACCACGCCGTATGTTGCTGCAACCGGCGCGCTGACCTTTCCCAAGAGCCTTGAAACCGATACCGGCATCAGCGGTGAATTGAACAACGGCTATGCGTTCACGCTTGCGGTCGGTACCGGCATCGGCCCGATCCGCGCCGAAATCGAAGGCAGCTATCGGCGCAGCAGCGTCGAAGGTGCCAGCGGCTTCGGCCTGGACCTGCCGGGAACGGGAAATGCGTCCGCCTTGAGCGCCATGGCCAACGCCTATTTCGATCCGGCCTTCAACATCGGGCCGCTGCAGCCCTATGTCGGCGGCGGCGTCGGCATTTCGCGGTTCCGCGCGTCGAATGTCGCGGCTCTCGGGCTGCCGTTCGGCGGTCCCGTCACCAGCTTCGGCCCGATCAGCGGCGATCGCACGGGCTTTGCCTGGCAGCTGATGGCAGGGGTTGGCGTCGCCTTGACGGAGAAAGCGGCTTTTACCCTGGGTTACCGATATTTCGCCACGCCAGGGGTGACGGTGAATGACGTCCCCCAGTTCAATTCGGTCCGCATCAACGGCCTCAAGATCCACGCCGTCGAAGCCGGCGTGCGCCTCAGCTTCTAG
- a CDS encoding HAD family hydrolase: protein MQIKAVLFDIDGTLVDSNDLHVLAWEAAFEGIGARFDRQQVHDQIGKGTDMLVPTLLPDLDDAAVERLGDAHGAVFKARYLETVQPFPQARALLAHAKGLGQTVVLASSASKSEVEHYLDLLDARDLVAVTTSSDDVERTKPAPDIFATALARLAGVEPEQVIVVGDTPYDVEAAAGCGIRTVALRSGGFADDVLRAAGAVEIHDDVAALLAGYAGSVLGQ, encoded by the coding sequence ATGCAGATCAAGGCCGTGCTTTTCGATATCGACGGCACGCTGGTCGACAGCAACGACCTCCATGTGCTCGCCTGGGAAGCCGCCTTCGAAGGCATCGGTGCCCGGTTCGACCGCCAGCAGGTTCATGACCAGATCGGCAAGGGCACCGACATGCTGGTGCCGACCCTGTTGCCCGACCTCGATGACGCCGCGGTCGAGAGGCTCGGCGATGCCCATGGCGCGGTCTTCAAGGCGCGGTATCTCGAAACCGTGCAGCCCTTCCCGCAGGCGCGCGCGTTGCTGGCGCATGCCAAGGGGCTCGGGCAGACGGTCGTGCTGGCCTCGTCGGCGTCGAAATCGGAGGTCGAACATTATCTCGACCTGCTCGATGCGCGCGACCTTGTCGCGGTGACGACGAGCAGCGACGATGTCGAACGCACCAAGCCGGCACCCGACATCTTTGCCACGGCGCTCGCGCGACTGGCAGGGGTTGAACCCGAACAGGTGATCGTCGTCGGCGACACACCCTATGATGTGGAAGCCGCAGCCGGGTGTGGAATCCGGACGGTCGCACTCCGGTCGGGCGGCTTTGCCGACGACGTGCTGCGCGCGGCGGGCGCGGTCGAAATCCACGACGACGTCGCGGCGCTGCTGGCTGGCTATGCAGGCTCCGTGCTCGGACAATAG
- a CDS encoding chemotaxis protein CheB, which produces MSDGFAIIAIGASAGGVDALRTIVAALPADLNAAVFVVLHIGAHRSDLPWLLSRSGALPAAHGVDGEEVVAGRIYVAPPDHHMVIADGRVGLTKGPRENWARPAIDPLFRSAARSFGPNVAGVILTGGLNDGTAGLYEIKRRGGTAIVQDPADCLTPNMPQSAIANVDVDHIVPASAIGDLLTRLAGSIPSGSTSRQASDGQEEAMVAEFTHDLPVAVTCPDCGGALRRSELGRLTQFSCHIGHVYTAEVMLAAQFLAMERFVEQAMRSLSERAELCRQMVVQIGDDAERAAQREAWHAASQEAVEQSEPLRALITRPWIHPGLSRMDFRPQ; this is translated from the coding sequence ATGTCCGACGGATTCGCGATCATTGCAATCGGCGCGTCCGCAGGCGGGGTCGACGCGCTTCGCACGATTGTTGCCGCGCTGCCGGCCGATCTCAACGCCGCCGTCTTCGTCGTCCTCCACATCGGCGCGCACCGCAGCGATCTGCCCTGGCTGTTGTCGCGCAGCGGGGCGCTACCGGCGGCGCATGGCGTGGATGGTGAGGAGGTCGTTGCCGGCCGCATCTATGTGGCGCCGCCCGACCATCACATGGTTATCGCGGACGGCCGGGTCGGGCTGACCAAGGGTCCGCGTGAAAATTGGGCACGCCCGGCGATCGACCCGCTGTTTCGCAGCGCTGCGCGGAGTTTCGGCCCGAACGTGGCCGGTGTCATCCTGACGGGCGGCCTGAACGATGGCACCGCCGGCCTGTATGAAATAAAGCGGCGCGGCGGCACGGCGATCGTCCAGGATCCGGCCGATTGCCTGACCCCCAACATGCCGCAAAGCGCGATCGCCAATGTCGATGTCGACCATATCGTCCCGGCATCCGCAATCGGCGATCTCCTGACCCGGCTGGCAGGTAGCATCCCTTCGGGATCGACAAGCCGTCAGGCTAGTGACGGACAGGAGGAAGCCATGGTCGCCGAATTCACGCACGATCTGCCGGTCGCTGTGACCTGTCCGGATTGCGGCGGGGCCTTGCGGCGCAGTGAGCTGGGCCGGTTGACCCAGTTCAGCTGCCATATCGGGCATGTCTACACCGCCGAAGTGATGTTGGCGGCGCAATTTCTCGCCATGGAGCGGTTCGTCGAGCAGGCAATGCGGTCGTTGAGCGAGCGTGCCGAACTGTGCCGGCAGATGGTCGTCCAGATCGGTGACGATGCGGAGCGGGCCGCACAGCGCGAAGCATGGCATGCGGCGTCGCAGGAAGCGGTCGAGCAAAGCGAACCGCTTCGTGCCCTCATCACCCGGCCGTGGATACATCCGGGTTTGTCCAGAATGGACTTTCGTCCGCAATAG
- a CDS encoding CheR family methyltransferase — protein MDEAMRPDGPTEVAVVEQPSDPVRADDRTAPPLIVGIGASAGGLVAYQAFFAAMPADSGMAFVLVQHLDPDHDSALADILGEATTMPVTKAVDGTVPKANTVTVIPPNAILKIENGILQIAKPVSATARRSSVDTFLVSLAQDQGENAVGIILAGYGSDGTIGIAAIKEAGGITFSEAAFDHHAKLGMPQSAADGGFVDNVLPVEAMPAALLEHIAYRGKVASPGGVPAPENPALEAQLVTICAVLHSRLGRDFGQYKNSTMLRRVRRRMQVLRIDEPSEYVEQLRQLPDEPQLLFREILIGVTRFFRDPDLFEALADSVIAELVTKGDPSLPVRVWVAGCATGEEAYSLAILFKEACLYLDSPRQVVIFATDVDDRAIAFARSGLYPDIIEADISRERLDHHFVKEGQRYRVAKHIRDLCVFSTHDLVKDPPFSKLDLVTCRNLLIYFETQLQQRVVAMFHYGLKAGGKLWLGPSETIANGTRLFKAADKRSRIYDRIDTTPVLLRPPARARAMTPDTRAIASPVSELDAEANRILAHYAPAYMIVDSQNEILRFSGSLTRYLEPMSGGASLNLSRLLHPDLRAPARTLLKRAADDGSRVQEQVPFRLDGRAELVNIIVEPMGDGSAGPRHVLLAFQDVVQSAPGRTPGPGASADDVPHGELLAAREKLQVVTEELETANEELQSSNEEFQSVNEELHSTVEELETSKEELQSINEELHTVNAELNNRADSLVRSNSDLANLFDSTSVATLFLDNDFRIRRFTPAVADVFNVQEGDEGRLITDFASRISGDALVADARVVLRDLTSIEREVDSDDGKSTFLLRIRPYRSLNNVIDGVSITLVDISERKHLDKARAHLAAIVESSEDAIISHDLDGLVTSWNHGAEKIYGYTSSEIIGQPMATLLAEAQLDEWPAYLARLRNGETLTNFDISRTTKDDRSIHLSLTISPICDDKGRIVGASAVARNIADRKAAEERAAMLMSELDHRVKNILAVVLSVVSQTLRIGSVPDPIRMDIEGRIMAIARAHNLVADQGGVASSLRELFRTELEPFVQNSNITLTGPDVSLTSNASLIVALAVHELTTNATKYGALSVAEGVLAIDWTAAADDSGSRLSIVWQEHGGPVVAAPARRGFGTKLIELSLVRGLGAKVERTFAPEGVRCQITLPLSPEVGSLLPRPGDET, from the coding sequence ATGGACGAGGCAATGCGTCCGGACGGGCCGACAGAGGTCGCTGTTGTCGAACAGCCGTCCGACCCCGTTCGCGCTGATGACCGCACCGCGCCGCCGTTGATCGTGGGGATCGGCGCATCGGCTGGCGGCCTTGTCGCTTACCAGGCTTTTTTTGCAGCCATGCCGGCCGACAGCGGCATGGCGTTCGTGCTCGTCCAGCACCTCGATCCCGACCACGACAGTGCGCTTGCCGATATCCTCGGCGAGGCGACAACAATGCCGGTAACAAAGGCCGTCGACGGGACGGTCCCGAAGGCGAATACCGTCACCGTCATTCCGCCCAATGCCATTTTGAAAATCGAAAACGGCATCTTGCAGATTGCCAAGCCGGTCTCGGCGACGGCGCGCCGGTCGTCCGTGGACACGTTCCTCGTCTCGCTGGCGCAGGACCAGGGCGAAAATGCCGTGGGGATCATCCTTGCCGGTTACGGCAGCGACGGCACCATCGGCATCGCCGCGATCAAGGAGGCCGGAGGCATCACCTTCAGCGAGGCTGCCTTCGACCATCATGCCAAGTTGGGAATGCCGCAGAGCGCCGCCGACGGCGGTTTTGTCGACAATGTCCTGCCGGTGGAGGCCATGCCGGCGGCGCTGCTGGAACATATCGCCTATCGCGGCAAGGTCGCGAGCCCCGGCGGTGTGCCCGCGCCCGAGAATCCGGCGCTCGAAGCCCAGCTGGTGACGATCTGTGCCGTGCTGCACAGCCGCCTCGGCCGCGATTTCGGCCAGTACAAGAACAGCACGATGCTGCGGCGCGTGCGGCGCCGGATGCAGGTGCTGCGGATCGACGAGCCGTCCGAATATGTCGAACAGCTTCGGCAATTGCCCGACGAGCCGCAATTGCTGTTCCGGGAAATCCTGATCGGCGTGACCCGCTTCTTCCGGGATCCCGATCTTTTCGAGGCGCTGGCAGACTCCGTGATTGCCGAGCTGGTGACCAAGGGCGATCCGTCGCTGCCGGTCCGCGTCTGGGTCGCCGGGTGCGCGACGGGGGAGGAGGCCTATTCGCTCGCCATCCTGTTCAAGGAAGCGTGCCTCTATCTCGATTCGCCGCGCCAGGTGGTCATCTTCGCCACCGATGTCGATGATCGCGCCATCGCCTTTGCGCGATCGGGCCTGTACCCCGACATCATCGAGGCCGATATTTCGCGCGAACGGCTCGACCATCATTTCGTCAAGGAAGGGCAACGCTATCGCGTCGCCAAGCATATCCGCGACCTGTGCGTCTTCTCCACCCACGACCTGGTCAAGGACCCGCCGTTTTCCAAGCTCGATCTTGTCACGTGCCGCAACCTGCTCATCTATTTCGAGACACAGTTGCAACAGCGCGTGGTTGCGATGTTCCATTACGGGTTGAAGGCGGGCGGCAAGCTGTGGCTGGGGCCATCGGAAACGATTGCCAATGGCACGCGCCTGTTCAAGGCCGCCGACAAGCGCAGCCGGATCTACGACAGGATCGACACCACGCCGGTGCTGCTGCGTCCCCCGGCCCGCGCGCGCGCGATGACGCCCGACACGAGGGCGATCGCCAGCCCTGTCAGCGAACTAGACGCCGAGGCAAATCGCATCCTGGCGCATTATGCCCCCGCCTATATGATCGTCGACAGCCAGAACGAGATATTGCGCTTTTCGGGTTCCCTGACGCGCTATCTGGAGCCGATGAGCGGCGGCGCCAGCCTCAACCTGTCCCGCCTGCTGCACCCGGACCTGCGCGCGCCGGCGCGGACATTGCTCAAGCGGGCGGCTGACGACGGCAGCCGCGTGCAGGAGCAGGTGCCCTTCAGACTCGATGGCCGTGCCGAGCTTGTCAACATCATCGTCGAACCGATGGGCGACGGTTCGGCCGGGCCGCGTCATGTCCTGCTGGCCTTCCAGGACGTCGTCCAGTCCGCCCCCGGCCGCACGCCCGGTCCCGGCGCAAGCGCCGACGATGTCCCGCATGGCGAACTGCTCGCCGCTCGCGAGAAGTTGCAGGTCGTGACCGAGGAACTGGAAACCGCCAACGAGGAACTGCAAAGTTCGAACGAGGAATTCCAGTCAGTCAACGAAGAGCTTCATTCGACCGTCGAGGAACTGGAAACGTCGAAGGAGGAACTGCAGTCGATCAACGAGGAATTGCACACGGTCAACGCGGAGCTCAACAACCGCGCCGACAGCCTTGTGCGTTCGAACAGCGACCTTGCCAACCTTTTCGACAGCACATCGGTGGCGACCCTGTTTCTCGACAATGACTTCCGGATTCGTCGCTTCACTCCCGCCGTCGCCGACGTGTTCAACGTGCAGGAAGGTGACGAAGGGCGTTTGATCACCGATTTCGCGTCGCGCATTTCGGGCGATGCACTGGTTGCCGATGCCCGCGTCGTGCTGCGCGACTTGACGTCCATCGAGCGCGAGGTCGATTCCGACGACGGGAAATCGACCTTCCTGCTGCGCATTCGCCCCTATCGTTCGCTCAACAACGTCATCGACGGCGTTTCGATCACGCTGGTCGATATTTCGGAACGCAAGCATCTCGACAAGGCCCGCGCGCACCTCGCCGCCATCGTCGAATCCTCCGAAGATGCCATCATCAGCCATGACCTCGACGGCCTGGTCACCAGCTGGAACCATGGCGCCGAGAAAATCTATGGGTACACGTCCAGCGAGATCATCGGGCAGCCGATGGCCACCTTGCTCGCCGAGGCGCAGCTCGACGAATGGCCCGCCTATCTTGCCCGCCTGCGCAATGGCGAAACGCTGACCAACTTCGACATCAGCCGCACGACGAAGGATGATCGCAGCATCCACCTGTCGCTGACCATTTCGCCGATCTGCGACGACAAGGGCCGGATCGTCGGCGCATCGGCGGTGGCGCGCAATATTGCCGACCGCAAGGCCGCGGAAGAGCGCGCCGCGATGTTGATGTCGGAACTCGACCATCGCGTTAAGAACATCCTCGCCGTGGTCTTGTCGGTCGTGTCGCAAACGCTGCGGATCGGATCGGTCCCCGACCCGATCCGGATGGACATCGAAGGGCGGATCATGGCGATTGCCCGGGCGCACAATCTCGTCGCCGACCAGGGCGGGGTGGCCAGTTCGCTGCGCGAACTGTTCCGGACCGAGCTTGAGCCCTTTGTCCAGAACAGCAATATCACGCTGACCGGCCCCGATGTATCGCTGACATCCAACGCCAGCCTGATCGTCGCGCTCGCGGTCCATGAATTGACGACCAATGCCACCAAATATGGCGCCCTGTCGGTCGCGGAAGGCGTGCTCGCTATCGACTGGACGGCCGCCGCCGACGATTCCGGATCGCGATTGTC